From the Leucobacter tenebrionis genome, one window contains:
- a CDS encoding IS3 family transposase (programmed frameshift) — protein MPGPYPKEFREDVVAVARSRESGVTIKQIATDFGISEATLQNWLRQADIEDGNRPGQTAADAAEARELKKRIRLLEQENEVLRRAAAYLAGESASRWLPKMTYPLVSELADSGVPVTVSCQVLKLARQPYYRWRNNPIRDADLLRAYRINALHDAHHDDPTFGYRYLADEARRAGWRMSRRTAWKLCSQAGILSSAQRRRRGKGKKAGPPVFDDHVQRVFRADTPNRLWLRDITEHWTSEGKLYCCAIKDVFSNRIVGYSISDRMTAKLAVDALRNAVARRGEVAGCILHADRGSQFRSRAMARELRRHDVVGSMGRVGAAGDNAAMESFWSLLQTNVLNQQRWATRQELRLAIVVWIEREYHRQRAQDTLGGLTPIEFEAKLAEPLTLAA, from the exons ACCGACTTCGGTATCAGCGAAGCAACGCTGCAGAATTGGCTCCGCCAAGCCGATATCGAAGACGGCAACCGTCCCGGTCAGACCGCCGCCGATGCCGCCGAGGCCCGGGAGTTGAAGAAGCGGATCCGCCTGCTCGAACAAGAAAACGAGGTCCTTCGCCGTGCAGCGGCGTATCTG GCAGGCGAATCTGCGTCTCGGTGGCTCCCTAAAATGACGTACCCGCTCGTATCTGAGCTCGCCGACTCGGGGGTCCCCGTGACGGTGTCGTGCCAGGTCCTCAAGCTCGCAAGACAGCCCTACTACCGGTGGCGCAACAATCCGATCCGTGACGCGGACCTGCTGCGCGCGTATCGGATCAACGCGCTGCATGACGCGCACCACGATGACCCGACGTTCGGGTACCGATACCTCGCCGACGAAGCCCGTCGAGCGGGGTGGCGGATGAGCAGGCGGACGGCGTGGAAGCTGTGCTCGCAGGCCGGGATTCTCTCGTCCGCGCAGCGCCGGCGACGCGGGAAGGGCAAGAAGGCCGGGCCGCCCGTGTTCGACGATCACGTCCAGCGAGTATTCCGTGCGGACACGCCGAACCGGCTCTGGCTCAGAGATATCACGGAGCACTGGACGAGCGAAGGCAAGCTCTACTGCTGCGCGATCAAAGACGTGTTCTCCAACCGGATCGTCGGCTACTCGATCTCAGACCGGATGACCGCGAAGCTCGCCGTTGACGCCCTCCGCAACGCCGTCGCCCGCCGCGGTGAGGTCGCCGGCTGCATCCTGCACGCCGACAGAGGCAGCCAGTTCCGTTCCCGGGCCATGGCCCGCGAGTTGCGCCGCCACGACGTGGTCGGATCGATGGGAAGAGTCGGCGCCGCCGGGGACAACGCGGCCATGGAGTCGTTCTGGTCACTGCTGCAGACGAACGTGCTCAACCAGCAGCGGTGGGCGACTCGGCAGGAGCTGCGGCTCGCGATCGTCGTCTGGATCGAGCGGGAGTACCACCGCCAGCGCGCGCAAGACACCCTCGGCGGCTTGACGCCCATCGAATTCGAAGCCAAGCTAGCCGAGCCACTCACACTCGCGGCCTAA
- a CDS encoding FAD-binding oxidoreductase, producing the protein MKLDDIHGYTYRPGDPQWPSCYQTAVRAEPDLLIEAEDAADVQRAVAYAAENELPITARNTGHGATSFTGGVMISTRRLQRVDIDPDARLARVGGGTTWDAVVREAARYGLAPLNGSAPTVGVAGYSLGGGIGPLTRQYGYAADHVTEFDVVTADNRPRHVSADNHADLYWAMRGGGGSFGVVTALRFRLFPVDQVLAGALSFDPERFPEIVSRYREWTTGVPDELTSSLSLMTFPDLPTLPERIRGKRTLRLFVTCTDPRTCISAIDVLRTWGPVEDTIYPMPYAECSKVFAEPATPHGYQGDAVTTAALDPTAAATVMKRIDAETENCVFLQLHHLGGAAARQPEHENAVGHRDATYVVRVTTPVARQVPGDLGNKQSALIEDLAHGATSRALNFLFGDNTAELSTSACYEPETYQRLVNIKRRYDPANLIRLGRAIYVNA; encoded by the coding sequence ATGAAACTTGACGACATCCACGGGTACACCTATCGGCCCGGCGACCCACAGTGGCCGTCCTGCTATCAGACCGCAGTCCGTGCCGAACCTGACCTGCTCATCGAAGCCGAAGACGCCGCCGACGTGCAGCGTGCGGTCGCCTACGCCGCCGAGAACGAACTGCCCATCACTGCACGCAACACCGGACACGGCGCCACGTCCTTCACCGGCGGCGTCATGATCAGCACCCGACGACTCCAGCGTGTGGATATCGATCCGGACGCACGGCTGGCTCGAGTGGGCGGTGGAACAACCTGGGACGCGGTCGTGCGCGAGGCCGCACGCTACGGTCTGGCCCCACTCAACGGCAGCGCACCGACGGTCGGTGTTGCCGGCTACAGCCTTGGAGGTGGCATCGGACCGCTCACCCGGCAGTATGGATACGCAGCCGACCACGTCACCGAGTTCGACGTAGTCACCGCCGACAACCGTCCCCGGCACGTGAGCGCCGACAACCACGCAGACCTGTATTGGGCGATGCGTGGTGGTGGCGGCAGCTTCGGCGTCGTCACCGCGTTGCGGTTCCGGCTCTTTCCCGTCGACCAGGTTCTTGCCGGCGCACTGAGCTTCGACCCTGAGCGATTCCCTGAGATCGTCAGCCGTTACCGGGAGTGGACCACCGGCGTGCCCGACGAACTCACATCCTCACTGTCGCTCATGACCTTCCCCGACCTTCCGACTCTACCGGAACGCATCCGAGGCAAGCGGACCCTGCGCCTCTTCGTCACCTGCACCGACCCCAGGACATGCATCTCCGCGATCGACGTATTACGCACCTGGGGACCGGTCGAGGACACCATCTACCCGATGCCCTACGCCGAGTGCAGCAAGGTATTCGCCGAGCCGGCAACCCCGCACGGCTATCAAGGTGATGCCGTCACTACCGCGGCACTGGACCCCACGGCGGCCGCGACCGTCATGAAACGCATCGATGCCGAGACCGAGAACTGCGTGTTCCTCCAGCTTCATCACCTCGGCGGTGCTGCCGCGCGTCAGCCAGAGCATGAAAACGCGGTCGGCCACCGCGACGCGACTTACGTCGTCCGGGTAACCACACCGGTCGCCCGGCAGGTACCCGGCGACCTCGGGAACAAACAGTCCGCCCTGATCGAAGACCTCGCGCACGGGGCGACCAGTCGAGCACTGAACTTCCTGTTTGGAGACAATACCGCCGAGCTGAGCACAAGTGCCTGCTACGAACCCGAGACCTACCAGCGCCTTGTCAACATCAAGCGCCGCTACGACCCAGCGAACCTCATCCGACTCGGGCGTGCCATATATGTCAACGCATAA